Genomic segment of Deltaproteobacteria bacterium:
CCATGCGGGAGGCCGGGAATACCGTCCTCTCCATCATTGGCGCCCGAACCAAGAATCTTCTAATTCTTGAAGAGGAGATGGCCAAGGTATCCCATTCCCTGAAAGTCTCCACGGACGATGGGAGCTACGGATACCACGGTTTCGTCAGCGACATCCTGCAGAATGTCATCGATGAGGGCACGACCATTAACTTGGTCGTGGCCATTGGGCCTGTGCCCATGATGCGGGTGATTTGTAATGTCACCCGCAATCAAAAAATAAAGACCGTTGTCAGTCTGAACCCCATCATGGTTGATGCCACAGGAATGTGCGGTGCCTGTCGGGTTACGGTGGGTGGAAGAACCCGGTTTGTTTGCGTAGACGGCCCGGAGTTTGACGGACATGAGGTAAATTTCGTTGAACTGGTTAAGCGGCAGCGGGCCTACCTGGATCAGGAGAAGCTATCCCTGGAAACTTTTCGCCATCAAGGGGGAGCTTGCCTGGGAGGTAAATCCTGATGACTGAGACCACCGAGAAGAAAAAAAGAACCCAAATCCCCCGGCAGAAGATGCCCGAGCAAGATCCGAAGGTTCGGGCTAAAAACTTTGATGAAGTTCCTTTTGGCTACACTCCAGAACTGGCCAAGCTGGAAGCCAGCCGATGTTTGCAGTGCAAGAAACCAACCTGCATAGAAGGCTGCCCGGTGTCCATCGATATTCCTGCCTTCCTCGATCTCATCCTCCAGGGTGATTTCTTGGGCGCGGCCCGCAAGCTCAAGGAGATGAACAGCCTCCCGGCGGTTTGCGGCCGGGTCTGTCCGCAGGAAGACCAATGCGAAAAGGTTTGCATCTTAGGAAAGAAGGGTGAACCTGTGGCCATCGGCAGACTGGAGCGTTTCGCTGCTGATTACGAAATGGCTCATGGGGAATTTATCATGCCTCCCAAGGCACCCCCCACAGGGAAGAACGTGGCCGTTGTGGGTGCGGGTCCAGCCGGTCTGACGCTGGCCGGAGACCTGATCAAGAAAGGCCATCAGGTTACCATTTTCGAGGCCCTGCATAAAACTGGAGGGGTATTGGTTTACGGCATCCCCGAATTTCGCCTTCCCAAGGCCATCGTCCAGGCCGAGGTTGATTACCTAGAAAAAACCGGCGTAGAAGTTAGGACCAACATGGTTATCGGCAAGATCTACACAGTGGATGAACTGATGGCTAACGGTTACAATGCGGTCTTCCTGGGAACCGGTGCAGGTCT
This window contains:
- a CDS encoding sulfide/dihydroorotate dehydrogenase-like FAD/NAD-binding protein, whose translation is MFPIVEAKPLAAAVKQFKIAAPEIAKKRKPGQFIVLRINEEGERIPLTMADADPEAGTITLIFQELGKSTEQLGKLKAGDMISDLIGPLGVPTHIEKFGTVVCVGGGIGIAPVYPIAKAMREAGNTVLSIIGARTKNLLILEEEMAKVSHSLKVSTDDGSYGYHGFVSDILQNVIDEGTTINLVVAIGPVPMMRVICNVTRNQKIKTVVSLNPIMVDATGMCGACRVTVGGRTRFVCVDGPEFDGHEVNFVELVKRQRAYLDQEKLSLETFRHQGGACLGGKS
- the gltA gene encoding NADPH-dependent glutamate synthase; this encodes MTETTEKKKRTQIPRQKMPEQDPKVRAKNFDEVPFGYTPELAKLEASRCLQCKKPTCIEGCPVSIDIPAFLDLILQGDFLGAARKLKEMNSLPAVCGRVCPQEDQCEKVCILGKKGEPVAIGRLERFAADYEMAHGEFIMPPKAPPTGKNVAVVGAGPAGLTLAGDLIKKGHQVTIFEALHKTGGVLVYGIPEFRLPKAIVQAEVDYLEKTGVEVRTNMVIGKIYTVDELMANGYNAVFLGTGAGLPTFMNIPGENFNGVYSANEYLTRSNLMKAYLFPRYDTPIAKGKKVAVLGGGNVAMDSARTALRLGADDVYIVYRRSKKELPARIEEVHHAEEEGVQFHFLTLPVEILGNEDGWVCGMKCQRMELGEPDESGRRRPIPVPGSEFTLEVDMVVVAIGTGANPLVPSTTPDLQTNKWGYIVADPETGTTSKKGVYAGGDIVTGSATVILAMGAGRKAAEAIHKYLTE